A DNA window from Sphaeramia orbicularis chromosome 22, fSphaOr1.1, whole genome shotgun sequence contains the following coding sequences:
- the LOC115413288 gene encoding LOW QUALITY PROTEIN: protein yippee-like 5 (The sequence of the model RefSeq protein was modified relative to this genomic sequence to represent the inferred CDS: deleted 1 base in 1 codon), translating to MGRIFLDHIGGTRLFSCANCDTILTNRSELISTRFTGATGRAFLFNKVVNLQYSEVQDRVMLTGRHMVRDVSCKNCNSKLGWIYEFATEDSQRYKEGRVILERALVRESEGFEEHVPSDNS from the exons ATGGGACGTATCTTCTTGGACCACATCGGTGGAACACGGCTCTTCTCTTGTGCCAACTGTGACACAATCCTGACTAATCGATCGGAGCTGATCTCCACACGATTCACAGGAGCCACAGGCAGAGCTTTTCTCTTCAACAAG GTGGTCAACCTGCAGTACAGCGAGGTGCAGGACAGAGTCATGCTCACCGGCAGGCACATGGTTAGAGACGTCAGCTGCAAG AACTGTAACAGCAAACTGGGCTGGATCTATGAGTTTGCCACTGAGGACAGTCAGCGATACAAAGAGGGACGTGTGATTCTGGAGAGGGCGCTGGTCAGGGAAAGCGAGGGCTTTGAGGAGCACGTACCCTCCGATAACTCCTGA